In a single window of the Streptomyces sp. NBC_00353 genome:
- a CDS encoding copper chaperone PCu(A)C, whose amino-acid sequence MNRRTVLAGVVALTTGLTLAGCSSSGGKPELKVTGAFMPQPVNDMAAGFLVVQNSGDSSDRLTSVTSPLSDDVTIHRTTNQTMRMVTSFEVPAGGELDLERGGNHIMFMKLKQRPRQGEKVSVELHFEKADPIKVDLPVKETTHNPKKQ is encoded by the coding sequence GTGAACCGCCGCACCGTCCTCGCCGGCGTCGTCGCCCTCACCACCGGGCTGACGCTGGCGGGGTGCTCGTCCTCGGGCGGCAAGCCCGAACTGAAGGTGACCGGTGCGTTCATGCCGCAGCCCGTCAACGACATGGCGGCCGGCTTCCTCGTCGTACAGAACAGCGGCGACAGCTCCGACCGGCTCACCTCGGTCACCAGCCCGCTCTCCGACGACGTCACGATCCACCGGACGACGAACCAGACGATGCGCATGGTGACGTCCTTCGAGGTGCCCGCGGGCGGCGAGCTGGACCTGGAGCGCGGCGGCAACCACATCATGTTCATGAAACTGAAGCAGCGGCCCAGGCAGGGCGAGAAGGTGTCCGTCGAGCTGCACTTCGAGAAGGCCGATCCCATCAAGGTCGACCTTCCCGTGAAGGAGACCACCCACAACCCGAAGAAGCAGTGA